In Mugil cephalus isolate CIBA_MC_2020 chromosome 20, CIBA_Mcephalus_1.1, whole genome shotgun sequence, the following are encoded in one genomic region:
- the pdxdc1 gene encoding pyridoxal-dependent decarboxylase domain-containing protein 1 isoform X4, with protein MMVDSTLAQVGKNLSEAMRILGDGQRELQAGTERPCFSKSSIPGPLQGDGQDVASILHLVHNLIHEEEEEEDKPSQHRMQNVGEQGHMALLGHSLAAYISVLDRERLRKLTTRILSDTTLWLCRLFRFENGSACFHEDDRDGLVKVCRLVINSRYEEYASEGYSVLSSKQPIIYQSASCRPGLGQHLCSQLGLPLSSLCTVPCNTIFGSQHQMDVAMLDKLIKEDIEAGKLPLLLIANAGTPGAGHTDKLGRLKDLCDQYSLWLHVEGVNLATLALGQVTSAVMAATRSDSMTLTPGQWLGLPAVTAVTLYRHEDPALSLAAGLTSSQPVEKLRALPLWLSVQYLGHNGIVQKIRHATTLSQQLLQKLKSLTSIKTSVEDDLNSPVVLFKFSQEMSAASSGGSVEGLCSGEKEVLDAFNRWLGEQLAQLVPTSGVDVVELDDEGTCVRFSPLLTAAVLGTQQEDVDVLVEKLTELVVVMSSTLCLRQDFREETHRHSPSLRYIEELSWPGLGIIRYEPQAEELDESRRKQQLQKINTELLKKLQELDTDIIFSTGPEFGTKEDCIFMGMVTEDIDVSELVDTIAALGREIEESGRLLENMTEVVRKGILEAELQLQKANEEKLMEEGMLRQLPLVGSVLNWFSPVQSSIKGRTFNLAAGSLDSTEATYSTKAQAGRPQMQDTPTSSSKRLPGQRLFRRSGASSDSMSETSSVGQPEETPKENSSLNSSVLTPPPPSPPAPETPQDTSSDVTPEEIQESPEQAHTQVEAAEAVEAAEAVEAVEAIEALEARQPDGQEVEQSGR; from the exons TAGGATGCAGAATGTGGGTGAGCAGGGTCACATGGCGTTGCTGGGTCACAGCCTGGCGGCCTACATCTCCGTGCTGGACAGAGAGCGACTACGGAAGCTGACCACCCGCATCTTGTCCGACACCACTCTGTGGCTCTGCAGGCTCTTCAG GTTTGAGAACGGTTCCGCCTGCTTCCATGAGGATGACAGGGACGGCCTCGTAAAAGTCTGTCGACTGGTCATCAACTCCCGCTACGAGGAATACGCCTCCGAGGGCTACTCCGTCCTCAGCTCCAAACAGCCCATCATCTACCAGAGCGCCTCATGCAGACCTGGTCTGGGACAGCACCTGTGCAGCCAG CTTGGCCTCCCTCTCTCCAGTTTGTGCACAGTGCCATGCAACACCATCTTTGGATCCCAACACCAAATG GACGTTGCCATGTTGGACAAACTAATCAAAGAAGACATTGAAGCTGGAaagcttcctctgctgctgattGCCAACGCTG GAACTCCTGGAGCCGGCCATACGGACAAGCTGGGTCGTCTGAAGGACTTGTGTGATCAGTACAGCTTGTGGCTTCATGTGGAAGG GGTCAACTTGGCAACACTAGCACTGGGTCAGGTCACCTCTGCTGTCATG GCAGCCACCAGAAGTGATAGCATGACACTGACCCCGGGACAGTGGCTGGGGCTGCCTGCTGTAACCGCTGTCACTCTCTACAGACACGAAGACCCAGCGCTG TCTCTCGCTGCAGGTTTGACCTCCAGCCAGCCCGTGGAGAAGCTGCGAGCGCTGCCTCTCTGGCTCTCTGTGCAGTATCTTGGGCACAATGGGATCGTGCAGAAGATCAGACACGCCACCACTCTG aGCCAGCAACTCCTACAGAAGCTGAAGTCTTTGACCTCTATCAAAACGTCG GTTGAGGATGATCTAAACTCTCCTGTGGTGCTGTTCAAGTTTTCCCAAGAAATGAGTGCTG CATCCAGTGGAGGTTCAGTAGAAGGCTTGTGTTCTGGAGAGAAAGAGGTTCTTGATGCCTTCAACAGATGG CTGGGTGAACAGCTGGCCCAGCTGGTTCCCACCAGTGGAGTCGACGTGGTGGAGCTGGACGACGAGGGCACCTGTGTTCGCTTCAGTCCCCTCCTGACCGCTGCAG TTCTGGGGACCCAGCAGGAGGATGTGGACGTCCTGGTGGAGAAGCTGACGGaactggtggtggtgatgagctCCACGTTGTGCCTCAGACAGGACTTCAGAGAGGAGACCCACCGACATTCACCTTCACTTAGATACATAGAGGAGCTCAGCTGGCCTGGCCTGGGAATCATCCG GTACGAGCCTCAGGCGGAAGAACTGGACGAAAGCAgaaggaagcagcagctgcagaaaattAACACCGAGCTGCTGAAGAAACTCCAAGAACTTGACACGGACATCATCTTCTCCACTG GCCCGGAGTTCGGGACAAAGGAGGACTGTATTTTCATGGGCATGGTGACTGAGGACATTGATGTTTCAGAGCTAGTGGATACAATAGCTGCCCTGGGGAGAGAGATAGAGGAGAGTGGAAGG cTTCTGGAGAACATGACGGAGGTGGTGAGGAAAGGCATCctggaggcagagctgcagctgcaaaagGCTAATGAGGAGAAACTCATGGAAGAG GGGATGCTGAGGCAGCTTCCTCTGGTCGGCTCCGTGTTAAACTGGTTTTCCCCAGTTCAAAGCTCCATAAAAGGAAGGACTTTCAACCTGGCTGCAG GTTCGCTGGATTCCACAGAGGCGACCTACTCCACCAAGGCCCAAGCCGGCAGACCGCAAATGCAAGACACTCCCACTTCCTCGTCAAAGAGGCTACCAG GTCAGAGGTTATTCCGGCGCTCCGGGGCGAGCTCCGACTCCATGAGCGAGACCAGCTCCGTCGGACAACCTGAAGAGACTCCCAAGGAGAATTCCTCTTTGAATAGTAGCGTCCtcactccccctcccccttccccgcCTGCACCagagacaccgcaggacacctcAAGTGACGTAACGCCGGAGGAAATCCAGGAGTCTCCCGAGCAGGCGCACACACAGGTAGAAGCCGCTGAGGCCGTAGAAGCCGCTGAGGCTGTAGAAGCTGTAGAGGCCATAGAGGCCCTAGAGGCCAGGCAACCTGACGGCCAGGAGGTTGAGCAAAGCGGGAGA